One genomic region from Granulicatella adiacens ATCC 49175 encodes:
- a CDS encoding M20 metallopeptidase family protein, translating to MSGIQEKASKLQEYLVKTRRHLHENPESSLKEFETAAFIQKELTSFGVPFEKVGETGTLAIIKGGKGEGRTVLLRADIDALELPDCTEKPYASKRPGLNHACGHDAHTAMGLGTAKLLNDIKDTFSGTVKIAFQPAEEIGAGAKQFVASGQIDDIDESFAIHVNSSLPVGTFAVQGGPVNASCDIFKIKITGKSAHVGRPHLGHDALVTASETVVALQTIVAREINPGDRAVVGIGKLNAGTRYNIVANDAELEGTIRAFSHETRAHLKEAVTRIARGVAEINRCEFEIDWYDAAAPVINTPELALEFQKAVSEVEGIHQVLKEYDMSMGADDFADYLVDKPGVYGLLGSSSSEESSFGHHHEKFDIDESILSVGVSCEVNYILQRLS from the coding sequence ATGAGTGGTATTCAAGAAAAAGCGTCTAAATTACAAGAGTATCTCGTAAAAACGAGAAGACATCTACATGAAAATCCTGAATCAAGCTTAAAAGAATTTGAGACCGCAGCTTTTATACAAAAGGAACTTACTTCATTTGGGGTACCATTTGAAAAAGTTGGGGAGACAGGTACTTTAGCTATTATTAAAGGTGGTAAAGGAGAAGGGAGAACAGTATTGCTTCGTGCTGATATCGATGCTTTAGAACTCCCTGATTGCACCGAAAAACCGTATGCTTCAAAACGACCAGGATTAAACCATGCTTGTGGACATGATGCACATACAGCAATGGGGCTAGGAACAGCTAAATTATTGAACGACATCAAAGACACCTTTTCTGGAACGGTAAAAATCGCCTTTCAACCGGCTGAAGAAATTGGCGCAGGAGCAAAACAATTCGTGGCGTCAGGTCAAATCGATGATATCGATGAGTCATTTGCGATTCATGTGAATTCGAGTTTACCAGTTGGAACGTTTGCCGTTCAAGGAGGCCCTGTAAATGCTTCATGTGATATTTTTAAAATTAAAATTACTGGTAAAAGTGCTCATGTAGGACGTCCGCATTTAGGGCATGATGCTTTGGTGACGGCTAGCGAGACAGTGGTTGCACTTCAAACAATCGTTGCAAGAGAAATAAATCCAGGAGATCGTGCGGTTGTTGGGATTGGAAAACTAAATGCAGGAACTCGTTATAATATCGTTGCGAATGATGCTGAACTGGAAGGGACTATTCGAGCGTTCAGTCATGAGACGAGAGCGCATTTAAAAGAGGCCGTTACACGTATTGCGCGTGGAGTAGCCGAAATCAATCGCTGCGAATTTGAAATTGATTGGTATGATGCAGCTGCACCTGTGATTAATACTCCAGAATTAGCGTTGGAATTTCAAAAAGCGGTCTCAGAAGTAGAAGGAATTCATCAAGTTTTGAAGGAATACGATATGTCAATGGGAGCGGATGATTTTGCAGATTATCTAGTTGATAAACCAGGTGTCTATGGTCTTTTAGGGTCTAGTTCAAGTGAAGAAAGTTCATTTGGACATCATCATGAAAAATTTGATATCGATGAGAGTATCCTGTCTGTAGGTGTTTCTTGTGAGGTAAATTATATTTTACAACGGTTGTCCTAA
- a CDS encoding MetQ/NlpA family ABC transporter substrate-binding protein, giving the protein MNIKKLFVAAAAALTLAACGAAQSSNSGSNASTEAKKEVKQVKLGVNAGNHDVWDDVIARLKEKEGIEVELVEFTDYVQPNQALENGNVDLNSFQTIIYLENFNKEQGTHIKPIGYTVIAPMGIYSKKIKDVSELKDGDTIAIPEDTSNNSRALRLLHAAGVIKLKDPNNTLATKDDIVENPKNIQIKELPAGQTARALDDVAASLINNGFAVEAGFQPTKDSIFIEQITDSSQPYYNVIAVKEGNENNAVYKKIVEYYQSPETAKKIEEVSKGANVPVWEKAKLNN; this is encoded by the coding sequence TGCTCAATCATCTAACTCAGGAAGCAATGCTTCAACAGAAGCAAAAAAAGAAGTGAAACAAGTAAAATTAGGAGTTAATGCTGGTAACCACGATGTTTGGGATGACGTTATTGCTCGCTTGAAAGAAAAAGAAGGTATTGAAGTAGAATTAGTAGAATTTACTGACTACGTACAACCTAACCAAGCACTAGAAAATGGAAATGTTGACTTGAACTCTTTCCAAACAATTATTTACTTAGAAAACTTCAACAAAGAACAAGGAACACATATCAAACCAATTGGATATACAGTAATTGCGCCAATGGGAATTTACTCTAAAAAAATTAAAGATGTAAGTGAATTAAAAGATGGGGATACAATCGCTATTCCTGAAGACACTTCAAACAACTCACGTGCATTACGTTTACTACACGCTGCTGGCGTTATTAAATTAAAAGATCCTAACAACACTTTAGCAACAAAAGATGACATCGTTGAAAATCCTAAAAACATTCAAATCAAAGAATTACCTGCTGGCCAAACAGCTCGTGCTTTAGATGATGTCGCTGCTTCATTAATCAATAATGGTTTCGCTGTAGAAGCTGGATTCCAACCTACAAAAGATTCTATCTTCATCGAACAAATTACAGATTCTTCACAACCTTACTACAACGTAATCGCTGTTAAAGAAGGTAACGAAAACAATGCAGTCTACAAAAAAATCGTAGAATACTACCAATCACCAGAAACTGCTAAGAAAATTGAAGAAGTTTCAAAAGGTGCGAACGTACCAGTTTGGGAAAAAGCTAAATTAAACAACTAG